From the genome of Carassius carassius chromosome 49, fCarCar2.1, whole genome shotgun sequence:
TATGAAAGCATGTCGCTCAGACTTGTCTGTGCGATATGAAAATTAGATGATTAATTTAGTTCTGCCTTATATAATTTCACACACTCCCTTAAATTCTTGAGtcactctccacacacacacagacacacacacaaacacacacaagcccACACCTCTGATACTGCTGCCTCTGATATATGCTGTTATATCTCAGCATGTCATGCTGTGGTAATACAAAACTTTATATCCTCCGAAGGACACATCTTTCAGAGGTATCATATATCAGATGTATTATATTCTCACATCTGACCTCTATCTTAGAATGCTTTACTGCATTAGTGACTTGTTCTACACATTTTATTTTGGCATTTTTAATAATGGTTTTTAATGGTTTAGCCAGTTTAAATAGTTATCAAAAATTCTTTTTGCCAGATATAATGTCACATTTGCATACAATTCATATCAgtatatatgcatatttaatatatagtGAATTGTGTTGGTTTACTGATGTGGAACATTATTGGAAAGTGACAATTTTGCATTAGAGAAGAGATCCAAGCCATATTTAGGGACCAGAATAGACACTTCTTGGGTTGGATTCTTTCGACTAACCACCTAGAAACACCCCTAGCAAACAccctagtttttttgtttttatgtctaAGTATTTGAAAATAAATCGAAGCCCTCTTTTGCTGCATTAAAaagcacttttttatttaatttcatttgcaAAAATGCAAATTGTAGAGGTCCTCTTTAAAGAATTGTGTGTGATAAATGATGCTCTTTAGAGCTGTGAAGGATTGAAACTTTGGAGTAGATAATCTCAGTAATGCATTCCCTGAATCAGCTTCCCACTCCATGTGAGATGAATGACGTAAAAAGCTGGTGTGAAACTCTTGACAGTTGGTTTGGAGGAGAGAGAGGATATTAGCAGTGGCCTAATTACAACACTTACTCAATCCAGAAACTCAGAGTGGTCGGCGCAAGAAACAAATTAGCCAAAGTGACTGCGGGAGTAAAATATTTGATGCATTTGACAAATCTGTATGCATTACAGGAGTCAAGTGAAGTCAAGTTAGATGCAGTGCTTACTAAAGTATGTGGAGAAATAGAATGATAGGAAAGGAAACAGGAGTTTAACAAATCTGTAAATTTCACTTAACAATTACAAACACTTAAATCCATACTATGCAAACATACTAATCAAAACGATACCGTTCTTGGGAACACTTTTGTAAAGTAccatttattaaaactaaactgTTTAACCGAACTGAACATAATGACAGGATCAttcaattttagtattttattcaataatattctCGATTTCCTGAGGTTGACAAGGTAAACCTGTCAAGTAAATACTGTGTAAAAATGTGCTAATACGTTGGTTGATATCTTTTAAATCTGTAGTTTGagatatgattatttttattgcttttatcACATAAAAAGCATACTAGGGCAAAGAAAGAGAACTCTGAGATAAAAGGGATAAAGAGAGAATTCTATTGAGAGAGACCTCCATCTGTCAGCTTAACAGACAGGATGACCGGTCAACATCCCGAGGGAGATTTTGCAAAGAGTATTAATTGAGTTCACACCATTATTAGAGCAGAATAAATCATGTGTTTTGGTCGATACACATGAGCTAATTCATGAAATGATTAGCTGAAAATACTTGAGAGATTTGTGATAAAGATGTTTATGGTCAGATTTCAGGTCCACAAACATCTGTTGTATTAAGGGGGCTTAACCTTTCCCAGAGACTCACTTGCAAAGTTAAATCCTTCTCTATTAAATCCCTCCCAACATATTGTCCATTTTAATGCCAGCTAACAGTCTTTATGTGCTCCTTTTCGTCCAGGTCAACCAACTGGCTTGCTGCAAATAAATGGAAGGACCTAAACAATGAGTCATCTTTCATCTGCTGTTTAACAGTTTTCTGAACGCCCAGCTGCTACTCAAACAACTTTGGGACTTATGGAGGCCTCTCCAAACTCGGACAACATCAGCAACACCTCAGCTGGTTTGGGCCAGAGAACATGGGCAGAGTCCAACGTCTGCCCTCCCTCTGTGAGTGGCATGACCCTTCTGATTGTGGCCTACAGCACTGTTATTGCAGTGGGATTGGTGGGCAACACTTGTTTGGTCTTCATCATATCCAGACAGAAGGAGATGAGGAATGTCACAAACATCCTCATAGCCAACCTCTCCTGCTCCGACATCCTCATGTGCGTGGTGTGCCTCCCCGTGACGGTCATCTACACACTCATGGACCGCTGGATCCTTGGTGAGACGCTGTGCAAGGTCACGCCGTTCGTGCAGTGCATGTCCGTCACGGTCTCCATCTTCTCGCTGGTCCTCATCGCATTGGAGCGGCATCAACTCATCATCCACCCCACCGGCTGGACACCAGCCGCAGGCCATTCCTACCTGGCCGTGGCAGTCACCTGGATGGTGGCCTGCTTCATTTCCCTACCCTTCCTGTCCTTTAACATCCTCACTAACGCCCCGTTCCAGAACCTCAGCCTTCCGTTCAACCCGTTCAGCGATCACGTGATTTGCATGGAGCTCTGGCCTTCAGAACGCAACCGTTTGGCATATACCACCTCGCTTCTGCTCTTCCAATACTGCCTACCCCTGCTTCTTATTCTACTCTGCTACTTGCGCATATTCCTGCGTTTACGTCGACGGAAAGACATGGTGGAGCAAGCCACCGAGGCCCGGCAGAGGAAGGCACGGGGCGCTCAGCGCATCAACGCCATGTTGGTAATAATCGTGGTCGCTTTTGCTCTCTGCTGGCTGCCGCTCAATGTCTTCAACACCGTCTTTGACTGGTACCACCAGGTGCTTCCTTCTTGCCAGCATGATGTCATCTTCTCAGCCTGCCACCTCACAGCAATGGCGTCTACCTGCGTGAACCCGGTTGTGTATGGCTTCCTCAACACCAACTTCCAGAAGGAGCTAAAGGTGACTCTTCAACGCTGCCATTGTGGCTGGGATGTTCCAGAGACCTACGAGAGCTTCCCACTTTCGACGGTGGCCACTGATGTCACCAAGGTGTCGTCGATGCAGCAGGGCTCTATGATGAGAACGGAACAGTGTGCTCACTGCTAAAGAGACGGCAGGATTGGAGGGAATAATGAGGGGAGGGGTTGAGGATGAACTGGCACTGTTTCCATGGAGACGTGGAATGTCTATGTGGGTTTCTGCATCAGTTCACACCCAAGAGATCTAAAAACAACCTCAACCCACTGTTGCCATGTTTTCAGTGGTCCAGGTCTGGAATGTGGTGTGATGTTTTGTTAATGACAGCTAGGTCGTCATGGCATTATTCCTGTCTCTGTGTATGACTTGTACGGGATAAATATTCCATCAAGAATGTGATTATTCCTCTTATGACACTTTCAGTCTGTTATGTTAGGAAAGGAAGGACTGATTTATGAGGCTTGATTGTTTTAGCTTTCATTGAACACCAGACATTTCACGTCAAACAGCAAGTTGTTGTTATAATGAAAGTATTTTTCATGTACAATTCTTTTAGGTATTTATTAAAATCACTGTAGCAGGGAATCGGTGCCCTCACCAAAGTATTTCTTCTGTTCATGTCtggttttgttattgttgttggggTTGTTGTTAAATGAATTGTAGCTATTAGTATTTATTGTGTTGCTTTGGTGAGACAGCTTGTGCTGCATTTTAACTTTGAATCGTACCTCTGTAATATTGGGAAACATATTGAATATTTGAGCATTGGTGTTAGCTTAACAACACATCCATCTTCTGGTACAACTGATACATGACTGTGCCAGTGCCAGTTTGGTAATAAATATATTCTTGATGATTGAAATCAAAGCAAAGTTCAGTTTCTGACAAAGGTATTTggtgttgatgttgttgttgcctTATAAATGGTAGTTCTGAAAGTGCAAATAAATTTGGAAAGATGACATCCACGTAATGCCAATTACTGTTTTTCTTGTTTGTCTTCACTTGTTCGGTGGCGTTGTTGGTAATTACGTTGCATGCTTTTCTGCTCATTACTGAAGATGAAATAATTAGCATATACAGCAGATGTGCTTGTATTACTGATGCATGAGCCACATAATGTTGGTAACATTCCTCCTGAGGCATCATCTTTTTGATTCCCATCAAGGTACTAGACAGTTTATTCAGTTAGATGCAATTTGCCTGACTTAtggtttaaaaacagcaacaacatgtAACAGCAATTCACAGATACAAGAGTGAAGATGTTTTACAGCATTCCTGTGGTGAAGAAAACATGGGGAATattaaaattgtgttttgtgCTTGTGCTTTGCATTCATGGTATACATTGTATTACCTCATGCTTTCCTTTGGATTTGAACCCGTGACTTCATTGTTGCTTGATCTATATTATATAAAGTTCATAGCAATTATTAAAAGTCAGAGGAAgataatgaaaatgaatataaatttttGACACACTGGGTGTTCTTTATTTGCTAATAACTGTATGAGAAAGTGTCCAAACAATCatcttctttatatatatatatatatcttcaaaGACTGTGTCTGTCCCAACatgaaaaatagttttttgaAACCGTTataatcataaacaacaaagttcATTGGTCAAAAggacatttttgtattttgtcaCAGTGAGCGGTTTCATTATGCTAGATCATGCCCCTTATCAGCGTGCTGTACGTGACATGACATCCCAGGTGCTAAAATCACATATACTCTTTCCGTGAACGGAGTCCAGGTCAAGGAGTTCTGTTCAGAGGTGTTACTACTCTCAGGTCGCTTGATTTGTTGTCTCACGAGTCCCATTTCTTTTCACTGCTGCCGGAGTTTTCTTATTAGAGGAGATAAAACGTGTGGCACACAGATAAAAGCTCTTTACCTAACCTTGTTTTCTCATACGTGATAAGatgcacttattttaaattgccaTTGATTTTCAGCACGTCACCAACAATATCTGAAAGTGAAGTGTTTGAAGACAATCCTCCATTGGTTCGGTAAATTAATGTGTAGGTCAAAGCCTCAGGGGACGCACCAGCCAAGGAGAGCTTTGAGATTATAGAAAACAGATAATCATTGTTTGTCCAGAGGGATTGCCATCTCCTCTCTGTTTTATAATTCTCACCGAAGTTTATTAGCTTGCTGTGGGTTATCTGCGCTACTCTAATCGAAAATGAGTCCCTCTTGCATTATATTTATTCAGACGTTATCTAAAGATGCCTGGCAGCTTTGACTTGTACAGCCTGATTTGACAGAATCTCCCCTATAGTCTTTCTGCAATCAGATTGACTTGCAAATGCAGCACATTTTGAGAGTCTTTGATGTTTGTGGCCATTACTTTAGCCCTTCAGCAGATTTTCATGTGGTTTATTGATGAAATATTGAACACGCCACTTATAAAtggaaattaacatgaaaaatgtatatttatgtttatcttttgatttacatttacatttacatttacatttaatcatttagcagacgcttttatccaaagcgacttacaaatgagaacaatagaagcagtcaggtcaacaagagaacaacaacagtatacaagtgccatgacaagtctcattaagtctagtatagaacgcataggtaggtatGCGTTCtataagaaaaggaaaagtgctagtgttagttggttaagtgcaggcgaaaaaatgagtctttagctgtttcttgaaaatgagtaaagactcagctgtacgaattgagattgggaggtcattccaccagctgggcaccgtccaggaaaaggtccgtgagagtgattttgaacttctttgggatggtaccacaaggcgttgttcacttgcagagcgcaaacttctggagggcacataagatttaaccagtgagtttaggtaagttggtgccgtgccagtggtcgtcttgtaggctagcaacagaaccttgaatttgatgcgagcagctactggtagccagtgtaacctgatgaggagaggggtaacgtgagcttttttggctcattgaagacaaccctcgctgctgcattctggatcaattgcagaggcttgacagtacatgcaggaaggcccgccaggagagcattacaatagtccagtctggagagaacaagagcttggacaagaagttgggttgctttctctgacaggaagggtctaatcttcctaatgttgtataaggcaaacctgcaggaccgggtagttgtagcaatgtggtctgtgaagcttaactgatgatccatcacaactcctaggtttctagctgtcctcgaaggagtaatggttgatgagcccagctgtatagagaagttgtgatgaagcaatgggttagctggaatcaccaggagttctgtcttcgtaaggttaagctgaaggtgatggtcattcatccagctagagatgtcactcagacaggcagaaatgcgagcagctaccgtcgggtcatctggttggaatgagaggtagagttgggtgtcatcagcatagcagtgataagaaaagcaatgcttctgaatgacagatcctaatgatgccatgtagattgagaagagaagtggtccaagtactgagccttgaggaaccccagtagcaaggtggtgtgactttgaaacatcacccctccaagacacactgaaggatctgtcagagaggtaggacttaacccacaggagtgctgttccagagatgcccatctttctgagggtggacaggagaatctggtgattaacagtgtcaaaagcagcagaaaggtccagtaagatgagtaccgaggattttgaagctgctcttgctagtcgcagggcttcagtaaccgagagcagagcagtctcagttgagtggccacttttgaagccagattggttgctgtccaggaggttgttctgtacaaggaacatagaaaactggttgaacacagctcgctcaagtgtctttgcaatgaatggaagaagggatactggtctgtagttttcaagaagcgctggatttagagattgtttcttgagcagtgggcttacctgagcctgcttgaatgctgagggaaatgttccagagtgaagagaggagttgataacgtgagtaagcgaaggtatgactgaagaagagatcgctttaaggaggtgagtggggatcggatcaagtggacaagtagtaggatgattgtacaggagaagtttggagacgtccatttctgagagtggggagaaggaggagaaagagtgtgcatcggtcagtgtgaagttgtcctcagtctgcggtgtggagaattggccgctgatggatcttgtcttatttgtgaagaaaactgcaaagtcgtcatgtacaattgtacaaaaaaaaattatttctgccatttcctctctgcagccctgagtttagagcgatgttcacggagaacctcagacagccagggggcagatggggcagtgcgtgctggtctagacaacagtgggcaaaagttgtccaagcaagatgttaaagtggagcaaagagtgtccgtagcgctgttcgtgtccagagcagagaactgagagagtgcaggaagcgaggatgaaaccacagaagataggcgagatgaagagagtgagcgtaggttccgtcgaaaggtgacctgcgttggagtgtgaggcacttcaggagtaagtgctaggttagcagtgatgaggaagtggtctgaggtgggcagtggagcaactgaagaattgtccacagagcaacagcgcgtgtagatgaggtccagttggttgcctgatttgtgagtcgctgtagtagacactagcttgagatcaaatgaggagagcagaattttgaagtcagcagcctgtggtttatctaggtggatgttgaagtcaccaagcagtatcagaggagtaccatcttcaggaaagtttgatagcagcacatccaactcctccaagaagtttcccaattgacctgggggacgataaatgaccacaaagtggattttaacagggtgggttacagtaatggcatgtgattcaaatgaaccagtacctgtaggtgatggctgaagatcaatttccattcttttgatataaggagacctgtccctccacccctcccagtggtacgaggagtgtgggaacaagtgaaattagtggagagggctgcaggggtggcagtatcttcaggtttgatccaagtctctgtcagtgccatgaggttgagaccggaatgagtagcaagagaagaaatgaagtctgctttgttaactgcagactggtagttccagagaccaactggaatagagagcgtagtagtagaggtcagagggacaggccgtaggtttgtcagacaggccttcctgcgacatacatagcgtgctctccgagtgttagtagggatagtagagatctgaaagcacatagtgactacaagtttaagaaatatttgagaacaagtcatacaaaaagtgaagaaagaggaaaaaaaagcaatactcaagtgccctgtcggtgtccttgctcggtggagtcacgcaggtagagtcgattgtctttacactcgtccgtcttcacacgaggagggctcacacgagggctgccgcgaccgctgccgcggtgaaactacATGAtagaatgtattttatttttttatctcttttttttaatgcattgattgtataattgtatgttttatttaatcttattCTTGTCAAGCACTTTAAGATGCTAGGTGCTATAGAAAatagtttattatattattgtaattatattattattattttatcatattatcagTTAAGTAAACATAGAGGTTAAATAATCCAGTTAGACTCTTAACAGACAAAAGCCAGTTCCTTAATCACATTGTCCTTCAGGAAGTGATTTTATTTTGGAGGGAGGGTCAAAGTTTGAGAATCGGTAAGTATTATGGATTTGATGAATTCTGTTATGATTTATTGTATGAGTTGATTTGTTTCATGTTTTATCCTGTTTGACATAACAAAAATCTGTgggaaatttacattttaaaagataatacaATTTCTAAGCATGGTAGCTTCTAATCCCTGAGCTATGGCTAACAATGGCTAGCATTTTATTTCCATACAGTTATTGTTGCTGTTGTGTAAATGATTCATTTATAATTCATACAGTTTTAGAGTCTGAGCTTGACCAGGGCCTCGTTCTGAAATACCGATATACTCTTTTATGGAAATACTTAATTAGGGAATGTTTATGCTTCAAGAGTTCaccctcaatccatctcttttagagaactacagaccagtttcccttcttcccttcattgcaaaaacacttaaacgagctgtgttcaaccaagtctctgcatttctcacacagaacaacctccttgacagcaaccaatctgacttcagaagtggacattcaactgagactgctttgctctcagttgttgaagccctaagactggcaagtgcggaatccaaatcttcaatacttatcttgcttttgacacggttaaccatcAGATCCTCCCATCAACCCttctggcaaagggcatctcaggaactgcaTTCCAGTGGTTTGAGGCCTATCAGATAGGTCTTtcaaaagtatcttggagaggtgaggtgtccaagtcaaaACATCTAACTAccggggtgcctcagggctcagttcttggaccacttctcttctctgtctacatggcatcattaggttctgtcattcagaaacatggcttttcataccactgctatcaTTCCATATCAtattcaactcaaccttgccaagacagaactgcttgtgattccagcaaacccatcatttcatcacaatttcaccatcaagttagacacatcaaccataactccttcaaaaacagcaagaaaccttggagttatgattgataatcagctaactttctcagaccacattgctaaaactgtccgatcctgcagatttgctttattcaacatcaagaagatcaggccctttctttcggaacatgctgcacaactccttgttcaagctcttgttctgtccaggctggactattgcaatgccctcttggcaggtcttcaagccagttctatcaaaccgttacaattaatccagaacgcggcagcaagatacatttttaaaaagccgaaaagaatacacgtcacacctctgtttatcaatttgcactggctaccaatagctgctcgcataaaattcaaggcattgatgtttgcctacaaaactaccactggctctgcacccatttacctaaattcattacttcagacttatgtgccctctggaagcttgcattctgcaagtgaacgtcgcttgattgtgccatcccaaagaagcacaaagtcacttttacggacttttaaattaaaagttccctcctggtggaatgagctgcccaactcaatccaagcagccaATGATTGTAttcgtttttttttgttgttgttatatatatatacatacttaaGATGTTAATCTAAAATCAGTGCCTAATTATATGTTTCACAGAAATtgccttttatattttttttacttatagcTGCTGGATATTGCAGCATAATTTTATGGCATTCTTACAAATGGAGTGTATCTTTTTATGTTCCTTCGTTCATTACTTCACAATATGGCTCAAACTACATTTCTTTTCATCTGGAGCATTAAGACAAATCACGAAAAACAAAAATGGTTGCTTTAAGGCTGTGACATGAATCATTGTATGCCATTTATATGCAAATGCATATGATTCAGCCATCCAAATCCTTAGAGTTCATGTTTGGCCAAAATGCTTTAAAATCAAGCCATTTATTTACACCTTTCTGTAATGAAAAACTTTTGTGTGTCCCCTAAGTGACAGATGAATTGTGGGATTTCCTGCGTCACAAACGTTATACTGTACGATCTGCAGCTTGACAAAGCCTGTCTGCTGTGGTTATATTTGCCAGAGATCTTTAAAAGTGCGAGACAACAATCCCAGAGGACTATTTTAGATGCCTTGTGGGTTAAGTTTAGCACTGCTCCAGTTCTACGGCTTTGAGCAGGGGTGTATTTTTAAACCCAAATGAAGTTATCTTGGGTGAGCCGATTGCGCTCCCTCTGCTGTCTTTTCTCCCAGCCAACCGTTTTCCATCTGCAAACTTTTGCATTATTCATAGTTTTCCCCTCACGTTCtcgaaataaagaaataagagaTCAAAAGCGGGGACAGATTATTTATGGGGTTCCTTTCTTCAGCCTTGTCTTTGCCATTCCTTCAAAGGGCCTACCGGAGACACCAGAGGGTGTGATGCCGCTCAGTGACAGCAGGTgatcaagatgtagatgagtttgtttcttcatcagatttggagaaatgtagcattgcatcatttgctcaccaatgaatacagtgaatgggtgccgtcagaatgagagtccaaacagctaataaaaacatcacaataatccacaagtaatccacatgatgcCAGTCCGACAATTACCATCTgctgaagcaaaaagctgtttgTATGAAACACAAATACCATTAATCCATAATAACAGTGAAAAGGTCCATCCCgttttcctctcacatcaaaatcctacATATTTATTTCCTACAATAATGGTTTTCATTTGTAAACGGTGGTTtatctgtgtatatttctctcctgattcagatagaTTACTTGTAGACAATGACACTGAACAAagtaatatgaaaaaaatgtaacCAGGAAGAACAATTTTGAT
Proteins encoded in this window:
- the LOC132132280 gene encoding neuropeptide Y receptor type 6-like, with the protein product MEASPNSDNISNTSAGLGQRTWAESNVCPPSVSGMTLLIVAYSTVIAVGLVGNTCLVFIISRQKEMRNVTNILIANLSCSDILMCVVCLPVTVIYTLMDRWILGETLCKVTPFVQCMSVTVSIFSLVLIALERHQLIIHPTGWTPAAGHSYLAVAVTWMVACFISLPFLSFNILTNAPFQNLSLPFNPFSDHVICMELWPSERNRLAYTTSLLLFQYCLPLLLILLCYLRIFLRLRRRKDMVEQATEARQRKARGAQRINAMLVIIVVAFALCWLPLNVFNTVFDWYHQVLPSCQHDVIFSACHLTAMASTCVNPVVYGFLNTNFQKELKVTLQRCHCGWDVPETYESFPLSTVATDVTKVSSMQQGSMMRTEQCAHC